Proteins encoded in a region of the Isosphaeraceae bacterium EP7 genome:
- a CDS encoding transposase yields MPGRTRTVVLFSDATILTETPPLRAAWARAGQQAEVPITGNRDRRVLFGAIAVGRGTLRLDRAGQWNQDSFQSHLRHFRPTWRGWRIVLFLDRGSPHTARRSRALAKQFSIELRFLPTACPELNPMEGLWREIKGQILANEPTPELDVSLERAVDHLMAMTGKQRRQTAGILSENFWLAT; encoded by the coding sequence CTGCCCGGACGCACGCGCACCGTCGTCCTCTTCTCCGACGCCACCATCCTCACCGAGACTCCGCCGCTGCGGGCCGCCTGGGCCAGGGCTGGCCAGCAGGCCGAGGTGCCGATCACCGGCAACCGCGACCGCCGCGTCCTCTTCGGCGCCATCGCCGTGGGCCGCGGCACGCTCCGCCTGGACCGCGCCGGGCAATGGAACCAGGACAGTTTCCAGAGCCATCTGCGGCACTTCCGCCCGACCTGGCGCGGCTGGCGGATCGTGCTGTTCCTGGACCGGGGCTCGCCGCACACGGCCAGGCGGTCGCGGGCCCTGGCCAAGCAGTTCTCCATCGAGCTACGGTTCCTGCCGACGGCGTGCCCGGAGCTCAACCCGATGGAGGGCCTGTGGCGCGAGATCAAGGGGCAGATCCTGGCCAACGAGCCGACGCCCGAGCTGGACGTTTCGCTGGAGCGTGCCGTCGATCACCTGATGGCCATGACCGGCAAACAACGACGCCAAACCGCGGGCATCCTCTCCGAGAACTTCTGGCTAGCCACTTAG
- a CDS encoding helix-turn-helix domain-containing protein: MVAIAPQRTRDHGPDHTPAGRARAPARPGPSLRRPPRHPPRPGPAGPRFRPAAARLGVSRSTVYNWAGRFAKERDPSPSLGDRPRAGRPPAARRAAEELAEAALGTDPRAAGYRHTNWTVPLLLAHLNRASGQQASGTTMRRALHGLGYRWKRPRFVLSRRSPTWRQAKGG; encoded by the coding sequence ATGGTTGCGATAGCCCCACAGAGGACTCGCGACCATGGCCCTGATCACACTCCAGCCGGCCGAGCGCGAGCACCTGCGCGGCCTGGCCCGTCACTCCGACGACCGCCGCGTCATCCACCGCGCCCTGGCCCTGCTGGACCTCGATTCCGGCCAGCCGCCGCTCGGCTCGGCGTCAGCCGATCGACCGTCTACAACTGGGCCGGCCGGTTCGCCAAGGAGCGAGATCCAAGCCCGTCGCTGGGCGATCGCCCACGCGCCGGCAGGCCGCCGGCCGCCAGGCGGGCCGCCGAAGAGTTGGCCGAGGCCGCCCTGGGGACGGATCCCCGCGCGGCCGGCTATCGCCACACCAACTGGACCGTGCCCCTGCTGCTGGCCCACCTGAACCGGGCCTCAGGCCAGCAGGCCAGCGGCACCACCATGCGGCGGGCCTTGCACGGGCTGGGCTATCGCTGGAAGCGGCCCCGCTTCGTCCTCTCGCGCCGATCGCCCACCTGGCGGCAGGCCAAAGGGGGCTGA
- a CDS encoding APC family permease: protein MLRRRLSLLQAVSVNMAMMVGVGPFITIPLFVKSMGGPQAIVGWVLGALIAICDGLVWSELAAAFPGSGGTYHFFDEVYGARRLGRLLKFLFVWQFLFSAPLELASGALGLAQYTGYLIGGLDSAVWTLSPFENAPQLTWQVNRGQLLAVLFMAGIVAMAYRGVESAGRMMVVLWAGMLATVGFVIASCLARFQPSLAFTYPAGAWSMDRAWFGGLGIALGIAMYDFLGYYQICYLGDEVSDPARTIPRSILIAVVAVAALYLTMNLGILGVMPWQEVAASGHIASDVMSRLYSPRVAQVVTLMILWTGLAATFAAILSYSRVPYAAARSGHFFSTLAAVHPSGQFPHRSLVLVGVLAMLACLASLQTVIEALLASRILIQFVGQIVTVAYIRTRPDLAARLSFRMILYPIPACIALAGWLYVFGSSSPQVMLYGLGSMALGLVVFGFWDRRAPIAG from the coding sequence ATGCTCCGGCGCAGGCTCTCGCTCCTCCAGGCCGTCAGCGTGAACATGGCGATGATGGTGGGGGTCGGCCCATTCATCACGATCCCCTTGTTCGTCAAGTCGATGGGCGGCCCGCAGGCCATCGTCGGCTGGGTCCTCGGCGCCCTGATCGCCATCTGCGATGGGCTCGTCTGGAGCGAGCTCGCCGCGGCGTTCCCCGGCTCGGGCGGGACCTATCACTTCTTCGACGAGGTCTATGGGGCCCGTCGCCTCGGGCGCCTGCTCAAGTTCCTTTTCGTCTGGCAGTTCCTCTTCAGCGCACCCCTCGAACTGGCCAGCGGGGCGCTCGGGCTGGCCCAGTACACGGGCTATCTCATCGGCGGCCTCGACTCGGCCGTCTGGACGCTGAGTCCCTTCGAGAACGCCCCCCAGCTCACCTGGCAGGTCAACCGCGGCCAGCTCCTCGCCGTCCTCTTCATGGCCGGGATTGTGGCGATGGCCTATCGAGGGGTCGAATCCGCGGGCCGGATGATGGTCGTCCTCTGGGCCGGCATGCTCGCGACCGTCGGATTCGTGATCGCGTCATGCCTCGCCCGCTTCCAGCCCTCGCTCGCGTTCACCTATCCCGCAGGGGCCTGGAGCATGGACCGGGCGTGGTTCGGCGGGCTGGGTATTGCGCTCGGAATTGCCATGTATGATTTCCTGGGATACTACCAGATCTGTTACCTCGGCGATGAAGTCTCCGACCCGGCGCGGACGATCCCCCGTTCCATCCTCATCGCCGTCGTCGCCGTCGCGGCGCTCTACCTGACGATGAACCTGGGCATCCTCGGCGTCATGCCCTGGCAGGAAGTCGCCGCCTCCGGGCACATCGCCAGCGACGTCATGTCCCGCCTCTACTCCCCGCGCGTCGCGCAGGTCGTCACCCTGATGATCCTCTGGACCGGCCTGGCGGCCACCTTCGCCGCGATCCTCAGCTACAGCCGGGTCCCCTACGCCGCCGCGCGATCGGGCCACTTCTTCTCGACGCTCGCCGCGGTCCATCCCTCCGGCCAGTTCCCCCACCGCTCGCTGGTCCTGGTCGGGGTGCTTGCCATGCTCGCCTGCCTGGCCAGCCTGCAAACCGTGATCGAGGCCCTGCTCGCCTCCCGGATCCTGATCCAGTTCGTCGGCCAGATCGTCACCGTCGCCTACATACGGACCCGCCCCGACCTGGCCGCTCGCCTCTCGTTCCGGATGATCTTGTACCCCATCCCCGCCTGCATTGCCCTCGCCGGCTGGCTCTATGTCTTCGGCTCATCGTCGCCCCAGGTCATGCTCTACGGGCTCGGCTCGATGGCCCTCGGCCTCGTCGTCTTCGGCTTCTGGGATCGCCGGGCTCCCATCGCCGGATGA
- a CDS encoding alpha-L-fucosidase — protein sequence MARPSIRVRSLIAGAFVLAASARADADNPQVGASADIPQGRAFNAARDARFGLLVSWGLHSLVGRDEHVMDRDRLPVSEYEKLPPRLQGGAYDPAAWVRAAKAAGLTSIAVVAKNHDGFCLFETALTRFDSIDASPFGKDPLKPLAEACRKEGIALWIVYSLADWHHPDALPPGKTGRQAGRAGPGNLASYNDYYQGQIRELCTNYGPIAGVWLVGAWDRPEADWDLAETHRIVRELQPDALIGDDRHAPPPQGDDPSMRLRLSVGSENLDVDVRFLGGKPVSEVVAAMVDAAGRDANLLMGVRARADGSLAPGDLERLTELGKWLSTHGSSLVGTRGGPVPPAAWGASTRAPRDGAIYLHILKPDAGPIVLPPGLMASEVRPMGQPEATRIIARTRPGGGVEVDIPLALRKPIDTIFVVSPIIFDDQRPIPREP from the coding sequence ATGGCACGCCCATCCATCCGCGTCCGATCCCTGATCGCCGGGGCCTTCGTCCTCGCCGCCTCGGCGCGGGCAGACGCCGACAACCCGCAGGTCGGGGCCTCCGCCGACATCCCGCAGGGCAGGGCCTTCAATGCCGCCCGCGACGCACGCTTCGGCCTGCTCGTCTCGTGGGGCCTGCACTCGCTCGTCGGCCGCGATGAGCACGTGATGGACCGCGACCGCCTGCCCGTTTCCGAATATGAGAAGCTCCCCCCGCGCCTCCAGGGGGGGGCCTACGACCCAGCCGCCTGGGTCAGGGCCGCCAAGGCCGCCGGCCTGACCTCGATCGCGGTCGTCGCCAAGAACCACGACGGATTCTGCCTGTTCGAGACCGCCCTGACCCGGTTCGACTCCATCGACGCCAGCCCCTTCGGCAAGGACCCGCTCAAGCCGCTGGCCGAGGCCTGCCGCAAGGAAGGCATCGCCCTCTGGATCGTCTACTCGCTGGCCGACTGGCACCATCCCGACGCCCTCCCGCCAGGCAAGACCGGGCGCCAGGCAGGCCGGGCCGGGCCGGGCAACCTGGCCTCATATAACGACTACTACCAGGGGCAAATCCGCGAGCTCTGCACCAACTACGGGCCCATCGCGGGCGTCTGGCTCGTGGGCGCCTGGGACCGTCCCGAGGCCGACTGGGACCTGGCCGAGACTCACCGGATCGTCCGCGAGCTTCAGCCCGACGCCCTCATTGGCGACGACCGCCACGCCCCCCCGCCGCAGGGCGACGACCCGTCGATGCGCTTGCGACTGTCCGTCGGATCGGAGAACCTCGACGTCGACGTCCGGTTCCTGGGCGGCAAGCCGGTCTCGGAAGTGGTCGCCGCGATGGTCGACGCCGCGGGCCGCGACGCCAACCTGCTCATGGGCGTGCGGGCCAGGGCCGACGGCTCGCTGGCGCCCGGCGACCTTGAACGCCTGACTGAGCTGGGCAAGTGGCTCTCCACGCACGGCTCAAGCCTGGTCGGAACCCGCGGCGGCCCGGTCCCGCCGGCCGCCTGGGGCGCGTCCACCCGCGCCCCGCGCGACGGGGCCATCTATCTGCACATCCTCAAGCCCGACGCCGGCCCGATCGTCCTGCCGCCCGGCCTGATGGCCTCCGAAGTCCGCCCGATGGGCCAGCCCGAGGCGACTCGGATCATCGCCAGGACGCGGCCCGGCGGCGGCGTCGAGGTCGACATCCCGCTGGCCTTGCGCAAGCCCATCGACACCATCTTCGTCGTCAGCCCCATCATCTTCGACGACCAGCGACCCATCCCCCGAGAACCGTAG
- a CDS encoding serine hydrolase, whose translation MRMRRWATMTGLGTMTLWMMVATILMPMPSPSTVQAADDDTAGALGARLMPLIKAHKGEVAVAVKHLDTGETFVYRQDVPMPTASLIKFPVMIETYRQSEAGEVDLNKMLTLKKEDRVAGSGILTPHFTDGATFSLRDAVRMMIFTSDNTATNMVLDQIGIGSTAAFMEKLGFPETKIHSKTYHRETSVFPERSVKYGLGSTTAADMVALFEKLHKKELVSPAASEAMLVHLRTCDDRDKFPKFLPHGTPLAFKTGSVDESRTCAGIMTTRSGPVALCVLTSKNEDKRWVPENAGNVLCAEVAREVFDHFQPKPAADAPASR comes from the coding sequence ATGCGCATGCGACGATGGGCGACGATGACGGGCCTCGGGACGATGACCCTCTGGATGATGGTGGCGACGATCCTGATGCCCATGCCAAGCCCCAGCACCGTGCAGGCCGCCGACGATGACACCGCCGGGGCCCTGGGCGCCCGCTTGATGCCGCTCATCAAGGCGCACAAGGGGGAGGTCGCCGTTGCGGTCAAGCATCTGGACACGGGCGAGACCTTCGTCTATCGCCAGGACGTGCCGATGCCCACGGCCAGCCTGATCAAGTTCCCGGTGATGATCGAGACCTATCGCCAGTCGGAGGCGGGCGAGGTCGACCTGAACAAGATGCTGACCTTGAAGAAGGAAGACAGGGTGGCGGGGTCGGGCATCCTGACGCCCCACTTCACCGACGGGGCGACCTTCTCGCTGCGCGACGCCGTGCGGATGATGATCTTCACGTCGGACAACACCGCGACGAACATGGTGCTCGACCAGATCGGCATCGGCTCGACGGCCGCCTTCATGGAGAAGCTGGGCTTCCCCGAGACCAAGATCCACTCCAAGACGTACCACCGAGAGACCTCGGTCTTCCCCGAGCGCAGCGTGAAGTACGGCCTGGGGAGCACGACCGCAGCCGACATGGTGGCGCTGTTCGAGAAGCTGCACAAAAAGGAGCTGGTCAGCCCCGCAGCCAGCGAGGCGATGCTGGTCCACCTGCGGACCTGCGACGACAGGGACAAGTTCCCCAAATTCCTGCCCCATGGTACGCCGCTCGCATTCAAGACGGGGAGCGTGGATGAGTCGCGGACGTGTGCCGGGATCATGACGACCAGGTCGGGCCCGGTGGCGCTCTGCGTGCTGACCAGCAAGAACGAGGACAAGCGATGGGTTCCCGAGAACGCCGGCAACGTGCTGTGCGCCGAGGTCGCCCGCGAGGTCTTCGACCACTTCCAGCCCAAGCCGGCCGCCGACGCCCCCGCGTCCAGGTGA
- a CDS encoding IS630 family transposase, with product MEVSPRRPRHGRPRPSPPDDVRGAAGHRRVAPLAHRPGPPGRASPHRPGGRLRPIGPHHRCGPRLLAADRLCLDPSLQRAGHGRPPGAAPRRPTADLYRRPAGRGPGRRADRPPGPGPALRLLDARPPGGLPQRAEGHRHQAESDRRDPRGGGPPLAQAGDVVRRAGGPRIRRKKGAIERLYREPPADSAVVCLDEMGPESAKSFPGQNPLRTKPETTAEGSRQPAGRARQEADYGRRGKGYVFGAFRPATGEAFTRPYDSRSTRNWVEFLGQVEAWVPADAERVYAILDNLSAHRATDVLLFSLAHPRWEFVFQPVSAAYLNLIEPWWKVLRSLALKGRRFETWEEICQAVERATAYWNAHRHPFVWGRRRRHQPRRTPGIAAVPGVRTLAG from the coding sequence ATGGAGGTATCTCCCAGGAGACCTCGCCATGGCCGCCCGCGTCCTTCTCCGCCCGATGACGTCCGAGGAGCAGCAGGCCATCGCCGAGTTGCTCCACTCGCGCACCGCCCCGGTCCGCCTGGTCGAGCGAGCCCGCATCGTCCAGGAGGCCGCCTACGGCCGATCGGCCCCCACCATCGCTGCGGCCCTCGGCTGCTCGCGGCCGACCGTCTATGCTTGGATCCGTCGCTTCAGCGAGCTGGGCATGGCCGGCCTCCAGGAGCGGCCCCGCGCCGGCCGACCGCCGACCTATACCGTCGACCAGCGGGCCGAGGTCCTGGCCGTCGCGCTGACCGCCCCCCAGGACCTGGGCCTGCCCTTCGGCTGCTGGACGCTCGACCGCCTGGAGGCCTACCTCAACGAGCAGAAGGACATCGCCATCAAGCGGAGTCGGATCGACGAGATCCTCGCGGAGGAGGGCCTCCGCTGGCGCAAGCAGGAGACGTGGTTCGGCGAGCGGGTGGACCCCGAATTCGCCGAAAAAAGGGGGCCATCGAGCGACTCTACCGCGAGCCTCCGGCGGATTCGGCGGTCGTCTGCCTCGACGAAATGGGGCCGGAGAGCGCCAAAAGCTTCCCGGGACAGAACCCCCTGCGAACCAAGCCCGAGACGACGGCCGAGGGCAGCCGCCAGCCCGCCGGCCGCGCTCGGCAGGAGGCCGACTACGGCCGCCGCGGCAAGGGTTACGTCTTCGGCGCCTTCCGACCCGCCACTGGCGAAGCCTTCACCCGCCCCTACGACAGCCGCTCGACCCGCAACTGGGTCGAGTTCCTCGGCCAGGTCGAGGCGTGGGTCCCGGCGGACGCCGAACGGGTCTACGCCATCCTCGACAACCTGAGCGCCCACCGCGCCACCGACGTGCTGCTGTTCAGCCTGGCCCATCCCCGCTGGGAGTTCGTCTTCCAGCCAGTCTCCGCGGCGTACCTGAACCTGATCGAGCCGTGGTGGAAGGTGCTGAGAAGCCTGGCGTTGAAGGGCCGCCGGTTCGAGACTTGGGAGGAGATCTGCCAGGCGGTCGAACGAGCGACAGCGTACTGGAACGCGCATCGTCACCCCTTCGTCTGGGGCCGTCGTCGTCGCCATCAACCACGCCGAACGCCGGGAATCGCCGCCGTACCGGGTGTCAGGACACTTGCCGGATGA
- a CDS encoding transposase, whose amino-acid sequence MLWPLGKRQGKHTRGPRGYDAGKKVAGRKRHILVDGLGLILSVVVHAASIQDRDGARLVLAPLRHRFMRLRLIVADGIDNGGIAEWVHALRGRNRLRLEIKAKRPGADKFEPIAFRWRVERTFAWLGRNRRLSKDYEATTASSEAFVKLAMIHLMARRLPKMLAKM is encoded by the coding sequence ATGCTATGGCCGCTCGGGAAGCGGCAGGGGAAACATACAAGGGGGCCCCGAGGTTACGATGCCGGCAAGAAGGTCGCCGGCCGCAAGCGGCACATCCTCGTCGACGGCCTGGGGCTGATCCTCTCGGTGGTCGTCCACGCCGCGAGTATCCAGGATCGCGACGGTGCGAGGCTGGTCCTGGCCCCGCTGCGGCACCGCTTCATGCGGCTGCGGCTGATCGTCGCCGACGGGATCGACAACGGCGGGATCGCCGAGTGGGTCCATGCGTTGCGGGGCCGCAACCGGCTGCGGCTGGAGATCAAGGCGAAGCGCCCCGGTGCCGACAAGTTCGAGCCGATCGCATTCCGCTGGCGTGTGGAGCGGACCTTCGCCTGGCTGGGGCGGAACCGTCGGCTGAGCAAGGATTACGAGGCGACGACCGCAAGCAGCGAAGCATTCGTCAAGTTGGCGATGATCCATCTGATGGCCCGCCGACTACCGAAGATGTTGGCGAAAATGTAG